AGGTGAAGGTGAGAATGAACGATTACATGTTCCGTCCTCATCAGAAGTGGAGTATCATGCCTGCCGGAAAGGGTGGTTATCTGGGTGGTCCTTATTATAAAATCTGCATAGAGGGCACTTCTCGCTATCTTACCGCAACCGCTCAGCATGATGTCATTGCCAAACCTGAGTTTACGGGTGAAGATGCCCAGCTTTGGCGCATCGAACAGCTTACCGATGGTACCTATCGCATTATGCCTAAGGCAGTGCCAGGCACAGAAGAGAAACTGGCATTGGTTTCACTCGGCGACTGTACCCCAGGTCTGGCTCCCTTCGATTTCAACAGCGATAATTCTAAATGGAATTTCAGACAACAATAAATTCATGATGAATCCCAATTTAATATACTAATAGCTTAATAGTAATTACAATGAACAAGAAAGTTATATACGCAGTTTTGATGTTTGTGCTGACTATGTCCTCCGGCAATGCCTCTGCACAGCAGTTTCCTTATCAGAATCCTGCTCTCTCAGCTCATGAGAGAGCGGTAGATTTATGTGGACGACTCACACTGGAAGAGAAAGCCTCTTTGATGCTGGATGATTCGCCGGCTATCCCACGATTGGGAATCAAGAGATTCCAGTGGTGGAGCGAAGCACTGCATGGTGTGGCGAACATGGGAGATGTAACCGTTTTTCCGGAACCTATCGGAATGGCAGCTTCGTTTAACGACAGAATGGTGTATAGAGTCTTTGATGCAACATCTGATGAGATGCGTGCCAAATGGAATGAACTGCAGCAGAAGGGAGGAGATGTAACCCGTTTTCATGCCCTCTCGGTCTGGACTCCAAACGTGAATATCTTCCGTGATCCTCGCTGGGGACGTGGACAGGAAACCTATGGTGAGGATCCTTATCTTACCAGTAGGATGGGATGTGCCGTGGTGCGCGGATTGCAGGGACCTGAAGATACGAAATACCGCAAACTCTGGGCTTGTGCCAAGCACTATGCAATTCATAGCGGACCAGAATGGGCTCGCCATACAGACAATATTACCGATGTTACACCGCGCGACCTTTGGGAAACTTATATGCCTGCCTTCAAATCGCTGGTGCAGGATGCCAAGGTGCGCGAGGTGATGTGTGCCTATCAGCGTTGGGATGATGAACCATGCTGCGGTAACACCCGATTGCTGCAGCAGATTTTGAGAGATGAGTGGGGATTCAAGTACCTGGTAGTTTCCGACTGTGGCGCTGTTACTGATTTCTGGTCCAGCCATAAAGTTTCTAGTAATGCCAGAAATGCGGCTGCCAAGGGCGTGCTGGCTGGTACAGATGTGGAGTGTGGATATAATTATGCATATAAGTCTGTGCCTGAGGCTGTGAAGTATGGTGCCTTGACTGAAGATGAAGTTGATAAGCATGTGATTCGTCTGCTCGAAGGTCGTTTCGATTTGGGCGAGATGGATGACAACAAGATCGTATCATGGTCGAAGATTCCTGTATCTGTGCTTTGCAGCAAGGCACATCGCCAGCTCTCGCTCGATATGGCTCTGCAGACCATGACGCTGCTCCAAAACAAGAATGAGGTTTTGCCTCTCAATAAAAAAGTAAAGAAGATTGCTTTCATCGGACCGAATGTGGATAACGAACCGATGATGTGGGGAAACTATAATGGTACTCCACGACAGACAATTACCATCCTGGATGGTATCAGAAGTCGTTTGAAGAAAAACCAGGTTGTCACCTTTAATGGATGCGACTTGGTGAACGACCAAGTTTTGAATTCTTACTTCGACCAGTGTAGCATGGATGGCAAGATGGGCTTTAAGGGCACTTTCTGGAACAATCGCAAGATGGAAGGCAAGCCTGTTGTCATCACCCAGGAGAAGAATCCTGTGCAGGTAACGACCTATGGTCAGCACTCCTTCGCTCCTAATGTGAAGCTGGTGGGCTTCTCTGCAAAATATGAAACCGTGTTCCGTCCTAAGCAGACAGACAAGGTGTTGCTCGACGTGGCTGGTTGCGGTCACTATGAGGTTTATCTGAATGGTGAGAAGAAGGCAGAGCATTCCATCTGGCGCACTACCGAGAGTCGTATCGAGTTCCAAGCTGAGAAGGGCAAGGTGTATAAGATAGAGATTCGCTATCACGAGATGCCTAACTATAATGCGGACATGAAGTTCAATATCGGGCATGAGAATCCTATCGACTATCAGGCTTCGCTCAAGCAGTTGAAGGATTGCGAGACTGTAGTCTTCGTAGGTGGCATCTCTCCACAGTTGGAAGGTGAGGAAATGCCTATCGAGATTTCTGGCTTCAAGGGTGGTGACCGCACCAACATCGAATTGCCTAAGGTTCAGCGCAATTTCCTGAAGGCTTTGAAGGAGGCGGGCAAAAAGGTTGTCTTTGTCAACTGCTCGGGTTCGGCTATCGCCTTGACTCCAGAGACAGAGAGTTGCGATGCCATTCTCCAGGCCTGGTATCCTGGTCAGGAAGGTGGTGAGGCTGTAGCTCGTGTACTCTTCGGGGAGTATAATCCTGCCAGAAAGTTGCCTGTTACGTTCTATAAGAATTCAGAGCAGTTGCCTGATTTCAAGGATTACAGCATGAAGGGCAGAACCTATCGTTATATGAACGATGCGCTCTTCCCATTCGGATATGGTTTAAGCTACACTTCTTTCCGTATGGGTGATGCTACACTTTCCAACTCTATTTTGAAGAAGGGTGAGAAAATTACGCTGAAGGTACCGGTAAGCAATGTTGGAAAGAAGGATGGAACTGAGGTGGTGCAGGTGTATGTGAAGGATCCTGCCGATACCGAAGGACCATTGAAGAGCTTGAAGGCTTTCGAGAGAGTGGAGGTGAAGGCAGGAAAGACTGCTGAGGCTGTCATTACGCTGGATAGCAGAAACTTCGAACTCTTCGATGCTGCAACCAATACCGTCCGTGCCAAGGCAGGAAAGTATGAGGTTTATTACGGCAGCAGTTCGGCTGATAAGGATTTGAAGAAACTGGATGTTTCTATTGAATATTAAGTAACTTGAGAAAATCATCAAGGAGCTGAGTAAATATGGAAAGAGGGTGTGTCATAAGTCCATGACACACCCTCTTCTTACTTGTTACATCATATAAGCTCTTTAATAGACGTTGATAGAGTGATAAAATTCCCTTCAAGGTATTGGGTACACAGTTCTATACTGAATAAATCCCGAAATCGCTTGGCGGTTTCGGGATTTTTGCTTATCTTTGCCAACGTTAATAGTAAATAGTTGATAATATGGCAACGAAGTTATATCCAATAGGCATGCAGACCTTCTCTGAGATTCGAGAGGAGGACTTTCTCTATGTAGATAAGACGGAGTACATCTATCGTATGACTCATACGAGTGGAAAGTATTTCTTCTTGAGTCGTCCACGTCGTTTTGGCAAATCACTTTTGGTTTCGACTTTTGAGAGTTACTTCGAGGGAAAGAAGGAACTCTTTAAGGGGCTTGCCATCGAAAAGCTAGAAAAAGATTGGACGAAATATCCTGTGCTTCATTTTAGTTTGGCAGGTGGAAAGCACATGGAGAAAGACCAATTAGTGCGCTATCTCTTGTATATATTAGAGAAAAATGAGAAAAAGTTTGGAGTTATAAAGGATTCTCCAGACCCGAATGTCCGTATGCTTAATTTAATAGAAACAGTATATGAACAGACTGGGCAGAAGGTCGTTGTGCTCATCGATGAATACGATGCTCCTTTGCTTGATGTGGTGCATGAAGATACTAGCTTGGATATATTGAGAGAGGTGATGCGCAATTTCTATAGTCCCCTAAAGGATAGCGACCGTATGCTGCGTTTCGTCTTCTTGACAGGCATCACCAAGTTCTCGCAACTTAGTATATTCAGTGAACTCAATAATATTACTAATGTGAGTATGGATACAGAATATGCTGGCATTTGCGGCATTACCAAGGAGGAACTTGTGACAGAAATGCATGAAGATATTCAGCAGATGGCAGATGTGTTGGGCTTGTCGTATGATAAAACTTTGGA
The Segatella copri DNA segment above includes these coding regions:
- the xyl3A gene encoding xylan 1,4-beta-xylosidase codes for the protein MNKKVIYAVLMFVLTMSSGNASAQQFPYQNPALSAHERAVDLCGRLTLEEKASLMLDDSPAIPRLGIKRFQWWSEALHGVANMGDVTVFPEPIGMAASFNDRMVYRVFDATSDEMRAKWNELQQKGGDVTRFHALSVWTPNVNIFRDPRWGRGQETYGEDPYLTSRMGCAVVRGLQGPEDTKYRKLWACAKHYAIHSGPEWARHTDNITDVTPRDLWETYMPAFKSLVQDAKVREVMCAYQRWDDEPCCGNTRLLQQILRDEWGFKYLVVSDCGAVTDFWSSHKVSSNARNAAAKGVLAGTDVECGYNYAYKSVPEAVKYGALTEDEVDKHVIRLLEGRFDLGEMDDNKIVSWSKIPVSVLCSKAHRQLSLDMALQTMTLLQNKNEVLPLNKKVKKIAFIGPNVDNEPMMWGNYNGTPRQTITILDGIRSRLKKNQVVTFNGCDLVNDQVLNSYFDQCSMDGKMGFKGTFWNNRKMEGKPVVITQEKNPVQVTTYGQHSFAPNVKLVGFSAKYETVFRPKQTDKVLLDVAGCGHYEVYLNGEKKAEHSIWRTTESRIEFQAEKGKVYKIEIRYHEMPNYNADMKFNIGHENPIDYQASLKQLKDCETVVFVGGISPQLEGEEMPIEISGFKGGDRTNIELPKVQRNFLKALKEAGKKVVFVNCSGSAIALTPETESCDAILQAWYPGQEGGEAVARVLFGEYNPARKLPVTFYKNSEQLPDFKDYSMKGRTYRYMNDALFPFGYGLSYTSFRMGDATLSNSILKKGEKITLKVPVSNVGKKDGTEVVQVYVKDPADTEGPLKSLKAFERVEVKAGKTAEAVITLDSRNFELFDAATNTVRAKAGKYEVYYGSSSADKDLKKLDVSIEY